Proteins from a genomic interval of Treponema brennaborense DSM 12168:
- a CDS encoding glucose-6-phosphate isomerase — protein MINWENLDKLESFKKLQSLRNLVSVQQELAGTGGAERVAKYAVPMSAGLTYNYAAKQINTQLLTVLQALSDEAQLVQKFEALYNGDVINTGEKRKVLHHLVRGQLGKDVEYDGKNARAFYKAQQDAIAAFAGNVHDGKITNAKGEKFTTVIQIGIGGSDLGPRAMYLALEQWARAHGTLKMNAKFISNVDPDDGAGVIASADLAHSLFILVSKSGTTQETLANELFVKDFLSKAGLDPAKHMIAVTSETSPLANNPAYLASFYIDDFIGGRFSSTSAVGGAVLSLAFGSAAFADFLTGAHEADVSAKNADITKNAALLDALIGLYERNVQGYPATAILPYSQALSRFPAHLQQADMESNGKQVNRRGEPVAYATGPVIFGEPGTNGQHSFYQLLHQGTDIVPLQFVGFLDNQSGKDVTVDGSTSQKKLCANLAAQIVAFACGKQDTDPNKNFPGGRPSSLIYGKTLTPESLGALLAHYENKIMFQGFLWNLNSFDQEGVQLGKKLTKQVLSGGTDGALKAFANIFGI, from the coding sequence ATGATCAATTGGGAAAATCTTGACAAACTGGAATCTTTCAAAAAACTCCAGTCTTTACGGAATCTGGTATCAGTGCAGCAGGAACTTGCGGGAACAGGCGGCGCCGAGCGCGTCGCAAAATACGCCGTTCCGATGTCCGCGGGTCTGACGTACAATTATGCGGCGAAACAGATAAACACGCAGCTGCTGACGGTTTTACAGGCACTTTCGGACGAAGCCCAGCTTGTGCAGAAATTTGAAGCCCTGTACAACGGCGACGTTATCAACACCGGAGAAAAACGCAAAGTGCTGCACCATCTGGTGCGCGGCCAACTCGGCAAAGACGTCGAATACGACGGCAAGAACGCGCGCGCGTTCTACAAAGCGCAGCAGGACGCCATAGCCGCCTTTGCCGGCAACGTGCACGACGGAAAAATTACCAACGCGAAAGGCGAAAAATTCACTACCGTAATTCAAATCGGCATCGGCGGTTCGGATTTAGGACCGCGGGCGATGTATCTTGCCCTGGAACAGTGGGCGCGCGCGCACGGTACGCTTAAAATGAACGCGAAATTCATCTCGAACGTAGATCCCGACGACGGTGCGGGTGTTATCGCGTCGGCGGATCTTGCGCATTCGCTGTTCATTCTGGTTTCAAAAAGCGGCACTACGCAGGAAACGCTTGCAAACGAACTGTTCGTAAAGGATTTCCTTTCAAAAGCGGGACTCGATCCGGCGAAGCACATGATCGCCGTAACGTCCGAAACGAGTCCGCTTGCGAATAATCCGGCGTATTTGGCTTCCTTCTATATAGACGACTTTATCGGCGGACGTTTTTCTTCCACGTCGGCAGTAGGCGGCGCCGTGCTTTCTTTGGCGTTCGGATCCGCGGCGTTCGCTGATTTTCTCACGGGCGCGCACGAAGCCGACGTCAGCGCGAAAAATGCCGATATCACGAAAAACGCCGCGCTGCTCGACGCGCTGATCGGTTTGTACGAGCGCAACGTGCAAGGATATCCGGCGACGGCGATTCTGCCGTACAGTCAGGCGCTCAGCCGTTTTCCGGCACACCTGCAGCAGGCGGATATGGAATCGAACGGCAAACAAGTCAACCGCCGGGGCGAACCGGTTGCGTACGCGACGGGTCCGGTCATCTTCGGAGAACCGGGCACGAACGGACAGCATTCGTTCTATCAACTGCTGCATCAGGGAACAGACATCGTACCGCTGCAGTTCGTCGGATTTCTTGACAACCAGAGCGGCAAAGACGTCACCGTGGACGGTTCGACCAGTCAGAAAAAACTGTGTGCGAATCTTGCCGCGCAAATCGTTGCGTTTGCGTGCGGAAAGCAGGATACGGATCCCAACAAGAATTTTCCCGGAGGCCGTCCGTCGAGCCTGATCTACGGCAAAACGCTGACGCCCGAATCGCTTGGTGCGCTCCTTGCACACTATGAAAATAAAATCATGTTCCAGGGTTTTCTGTGGAACCTGAACAGTTTTGATCAGGAGGGCGTCCAGCTCGGCAAAAAACTGACCAAACAGGTGCTTTCAGGCGGTACGGACGGCGCGCTCAAAGCGTTCGCGAACATTTTCGGAATTTAA
- a CDS encoding DUF368 domain-containing protein, translating into MEIIKLIGIGIILGVANVIPGVSGGTLAVVFNVYDRLLGVITLNVKKILSEWKFVLPLGGGMAAGIILFSKLIAFLFARYPVQTNWFFIGIIAGSIPMIYKRLLGAAKTSEPGAVRPAADADRLRATRRSPEKNGVRLPAVSAIVCCAAALALMIVLTCTDAAEAGGVIRTDFSFTLALRLFFALALAAVAMIIPGISGSFLMLVLGVYGTIIAAVADMNIPLLIPAALGAIAGLLGGAGLVRFLLAKVPAQTYGAIFGLILGSVFVIFPGCGTPVVFAVSLVCAAAGFCVSFFASREK; encoded by the coding sequence ATGGAAATAATCAAACTTATCGGTATAGGTATCATTCTCGGTGTTGCGAACGTCATTCCCGGTGTGTCCGGCGGGACGCTTGCCGTTGTGTTCAACGTGTACGACAGGCTGCTCGGCGTGATTACGCTGAACGTTAAAAAGATCCTGTCGGAATGGAAGTTCGTTCTGCCGCTCGGGGGCGGCATGGCGGCAGGGATCATTCTTTTCAGCAAGCTGATTGCGTTTCTGTTCGCACGTTATCCGGTGCAGACGAATTGGTTTTTCATCGGTATCATCGCAGGAAGCATTCCGATGATATACAAGCGGCTGCTCGGGGCGGCAAAAACGAGTGAACCGGGTGCCGTACGGCCGGCGGCGGACGCTGACCGGCTGCGCGCGACGCGGCGATCTCCGGAAAAAAACGGTGTGCGGCTTCCGGCCGTTTCCGCGATCGTCTGCTGTGCGGCGGCGCTCGCGCTCATGATCGTGCTCACGTGTACGGACGCGGCGGAAGCGGGCGGCGTTATCCGGACCGATTTTTCATTCACACTCGCGCTGCGGCTCTTTTTTGCGCTTGCACTCGCCGCGGTAGCAATGATCATTCCCGGTATTTCGGGTTCGTTTTTGATGCTGGTGCTGGGCGTGTACGGAACTATCATCGCGGCTGTTGCCGACATGAACATTCCGCTGCTGATTCCCGCCGCTTTGGGGGCGATTGCAGGACTGCTCGGCGGCGCGGGATTGGTACGGTTTCTGCTTGCCAAAGTGCCCGCGCAAACGTACGGCGCCATTTTCGGGCTTATTTTGGGGTCGGTTTTCGTCATATTTCCCGGATGCGGAACGCCCGTCGTGTTCGCCGTTTCGCTCGTGTGTGCGGCGGCGGGTTTTTGCGTGTCGTTTTTCGCTTCGCGCGAAAAATAG